The Prunus persica cultivar Lovell chromosome G8, Prunus_persica_NCBIv2, whole genome shotgun sequence genome includes a region encoding these proteins:
- the LOC18768840 gene encoding LOB domain-containing protein 16, with translation MASGAGSNGSGTGSPCGACKFLRRKCASDCIFAPYFCSEQGPARFAAIHKVFGASNVSKLLLHVPVHDRCEAVVTIAYEAQARIRDPVYGCVAHIFALQQQVACLQAQLMQVRAQLAHQSLVDSRNIESTQWPGNVNGVTNFPNYPSYMNPISPQSSLESIDHNCSDIAMNMQEIQSSRDDFSYQACSKKRPYNGDLGELQALALRMMRN, from the exons atggCTTCTGGGGCTGGCAGTAATGGCTCTGGCACTGGCTCTCCTTGTGGGGCATGCAAGTTTCTGAGGAGAAAGTGTGCCTCTGACTGTATCTTTGCACCTTATTTTTGCTCTGAGCAAGGGCCTGCTCGATTTGCTGCCATTCACAAAGTGTTTGGTGCTAGCAATGTGTCCAAATTGTTGTTGCATGTCCCTGTTCATGATCGTTGTGAAGCTGTTGTCACAATTGCCTATGAAGCTCAAGCAAGAATCAGAGATCCTGTTTATGGATGTGTGGCTCACATTTTTGCCCTGCAACAACAG GTGGCATGTTTGCAAGCACAATTGATGCAAGTAAGGGCTCAACTGGCTCACCAGAGCCTTGTTGATTCAAGGAACATAGAGAGCACTCAGTGGCCAGGGAATGTGAATGGAGTCACAAACTTTCCAAATTATCCAAGTTACATGAATCCTATTTCACCTCAGAGCTCGCTTGAATCCATTGACCACAACTGCAGTGATATTGCTATGAATATGCAGGAGATACAAAGCAGCAGAGATGACTTCTCATACCAAGCTTGTTCTAAGAAGAGACCATACAATGGTGACTTGGGGGAGCTTCAGGCACTGGCCCTCAGAATGATGAGAAACTGA